The following proteins are encoded in a genomic region of bacterium:
- a CDS encoding PTS sugar transporter subunit IIA encodes MPESRAKAARGRVEEGGESMNHQELITLFSEELFIADLKARDRDGALQEMVDHAAKAGIIRDRDVILGMLKNRESLGSTGLGLGVAFPHGRSLAIPSLMALFARSPKGVDYGAIDGKPVQLFFMFIAPPVEKENRYLPALGQVVEMIRDEQTRQRLLEIKSFPEFRSLILGED; translated from the coding sequence ATGCCGGAGTCCAGGGCCAAGGCGGCGCGCGGCCGCGTCGAGGAAGGTGGCGAGTCGATGAATCATCAGGAGCTGATCACGCTCTTCAGCGAGGAGCTCTTCATCGCAGATCTCAAGGCGCGCGATCGCGATGGCGCGCTGCAGGAGATGGTGGACCACGCCGCCAAGGCCGGCATCATTCGCGATCGCGACGTCATCCTCGGCATGCTCAAGAACCGCGAGAGCCTGGGCAGCACGGGACTGGGCCTGGGCGTCGCCTTCCCGCACGGCCGCTCGCTGGCCATCCCCTCGCTGATGGCGCTGTTCGCGCGCTCGCCCAAGGGCGTCGACTACGGCGCCATCGACGGCAAGCCCGTGCAGCTCTTCTTCATGTTCATTGCGCCGCCGGTCGAGAAGGAGAACCGCTACCTGCCTGCGCTCGGTCAGGTGGTCGAGATGATCCGCGACGAGCAGACCCGCCAGCGCTTGCTCGAGATCAAGAGCTTCCCGGAGTTCCGCTCGCTCATTCTGGGAGAGGACTAG
- the moaC gene encoding cyclic pyranopterin monophosphate synthase MoaC, protein MGELSHTGPGGEARMVDVGDKPATQRQALAEARLSLGPAAWSALVENRAAKGDVLAVARIAGIAAAKRTAELIPLCHPLGLDTVAVDFSLEAETRVLVIRARARCRGRTGVEMEALTAASVAALTAYDMLKAVEKGIVIGPIRLLEKSGGASGDWRAA, encoded by the coding sequence ATGGGAGAACTTTCGCACACGGGCCCGGGCGGCGAGGCGCGCATGGTGGACGTCGGCGACAAGCCGGCCACGCAGCGGCAAGCGCTCGCCGAGGCGCGGCTCAGCCTGGGGCCGGCGGCCTGGAGCGCCCTCGTCGAGAACCGGGCGGCCAAGGGCGACGTGCTCGCCGTGGCGCGCATCGCCGGCATCGCGGCCGCCAAGCGGACGGCCGAGTTGATCCCGCTCTGCCATCCGCTGGGCCTGGACACGGTGGCGGTCGACTTCAGCCTCGAGGCCGAGACGCGCGTGCTCGTCATCCGGGCGCGCGCCCGCTGCCGCGGCCGCACGGGCGTCGAGATGGAGGCGCTCACCGCGGCCAGCGTGGCGGCCCTGACCGCCTACGACATGCTCAAGGCCGTCGAGAAGGGCATCGTGATCGGGCCGATCCGCCTGCTCGAGAAGTCGGGCGGCGCGAGCGGCGACTGGCGGGCGGCATGA
- the rsgA gene encoding ribosome small subunit-dependent GTPase A, protein MVKLDPRGPEEERLEGRVLRAESGRFLVDVGEHRVPCSLRGRIRKQRLRQVRNVVVGDRVLVRLTGSLPHPEREGVIEELLPRLSQLSRAEAAGARREQVLMANLDRVFVVMAATAPAFNARLVDRFLVALAHQGLEGVLVLNKCDLSGLAERLAMVLPYRSAGYGVLMTSAESGEGCERLAEAMRGRVSLFLGPSGVGKSSLLGRIEPGLELSVREISAATGKGRHATTATALHPLAQGGWVADSPGVREFGLWGLAPLELAACFPEFRAYLDGCRYPDCSHSHEPDCRLRAAVEERAVDLRRYESYLRILETIRAGRATGC, encoded by the coding sequence ATGGTGAAGCTCGACCCTCGCGGCCCGGAGGAGGAGCGCCTGGAGGGCCGCGTCCTGCGGGCCGAGAGCGGGCGCTTCCTGGTGGACGTCGGCGAGCACCGCGTGCCCTGCAGCCTGCGCGGCCGCATCCGCAAGCAGCGCCTGCGGCAGGTGCGGAACGTCGTCGTCGGCGACCGCGTGCTCGTGCGCCTGACGGGCAGCCTGCCGCACCCGGAGCGCGAGGGGGTGATCGAGGAGCTGCTGCCCCGCCTGAGTCAGCTCTCGCGCGCCGAGGCGGCTGGGGCGCGCCGGGAGCAGGTCCTGATGGCGAACCTGGATCGGGTCTTCGTCGTCATGGCGGCTACCGCGCCGGCCTTCAATGCGCGCCTGGTGGACCGCTTCCTCGTCGCCCTCGCGCACCAGGGCCTGGAGGGCGTGCTCGTCCTGAACAAGTGCGATCTCAGCGGCCTGGCCGAGCGCCTGGCGATGGTGCTGCCCTACCGGAGCGCCGGGTACGGAGTGCTGATGACCAGCGCCGAGAGCGGCGAAGGCTGCGAGCGCCTCGCCGAGGCGATGCGCGGGCGGGTCAGCCTCTTCCTCGGCCCCTCCGGCGTTGGCAAGAGCAGTCTGCTCGGGCGCATCGAGCCGGGCCTGGAGCTCAGCGTCCGGGAGATCAGCGCCGCCACGGGCAAGGGCCGGCACGCGACCACGGCCACGGCGCTGCATCCGCTGGCGCAGGGCGGCTGGGTGGCCGACAGCCCCGGCGTCCGCGAGTTCGGCCTCTGGGGCCTCGCGCCGCTGGAGCTCGCGGCCTGCTTCCCGGAGTTCCGGGCCTACCTGGACGGCTGCCGCTATCCGGACTGCAGCCATTCCCACGAGCCGGACTGCCGCCTGCGCGCGGCGGTCGAGGAGCGGGCGGTCGATCTCCGCCGTTACGAGAGCTACCTGCGCATCCTGGAGACGATCCGCGCCGGCCGGGCGACCGGCTGCTAG
- a CDS encoding cold shock domain-containing protein — MLLPACSLSRPPFPLRAGRAATSARESALRVTGKVKWFDGAKGYGFITRDGGGDVFVHFSQIQGDGFRSLSEGQAVEFEVQEGPKGPLAVEVKPA; from the coding sequence ATGTTATTACCAGCTTGTAGCCTGAGCCGGCCGCCTTTTCCTTTGCGGGCGGGGAGGGCGGCAACGTCTGCAAGGGAGTCTGCATTGCGTGTTACCGGGAAGGTGAAGTGGTTCGACGGCGCCAAGGGTTACGGCTTCATCACCCGTGACGGCGGTGGCGACGTCTTCGTGCACTTCTCGCAGATCCAGGGCGATGGCTTCCGCTCGCTGAGCGAGGGCCAGGCCGTGGAGTTCGAGGTTCAGGAAGGCCCCAAGGGCCCCCTGGCCGTCGAAGTCAAGCCCGCCTGA
- a CDS encoding integration host factor subunit beta, which yields MTKAQIVEEIVQKTGLTKKDVADSVDQFLQAISDALAAGKHLEIRGFGTFKVKRRKSRMARNPRTGDPVPVPERNVPIFKVSKELKDLVAAASPQGAHGQEGGH from the coding sequence ATGACCAAGGCCCAGATCGTCGAGGAGATCGTCCAGAAAACCGGCCTCACCAAGAAGGACGTGGCCGATTCCGTGGACCAATTCCTCCAGGCCATCTCCGACGCCCTCGCCGCCGGCAAGCACTTGGAGATCCGTGGCTTCGGCACCTTCAAGGTGAAGCGGCGAAAGTCGCGCATGGCCCGCAATCCACGCACGGGCGACCCCGTGCCTGTGCCCGAGCGCAACGTCCCCATCTTCAAGGTGAGCAAGGAGCTGAAGGACCTGGTTGCGGCCGCCAGCCCGCAGGGCGCCCATGGCCAGGAGGGCGGCCACTAG
- a CDS encoding molybdopterin molybdotransferase MoeA, which yields MTAPRDIGVAEAKALVTAALPAPRVQRLSLARALGRRLAADLLAREDLPAFTSSAMDGYAVRAVDVAGASAAAPRLLPLAGEIAAGGDPDLAWPPGSALRIMTGAAVPPGCGGVIPVERTEETPVGVRFLADLEATGSNLRPAGEDLRAGAPLLAAGTRLGPAAVALLAAQGFARAPVWRLPRVGVLATGDELAPLGERPGPGRIRNSNGPAALALLAESGFPARDLGIAPDDPGRLRALLAAALDTSELLVTTGGVSMGRHDAVGRLLVELGAEWVFHRVRQQPGKPLAFLLWRGRPVFGLPGNPVSAFMTLWYYVLPALRRLAGDPAPEPATVSARLQSPARGRPDRQVFLRAALRWTEAGWRAEPIPPHGSHVLSSLAAANAFLILPAGTGELAAGTLLRAALIAPPSDWGAGD from the coding sequence ATGACGGCGCCGCGGGACATCGGCGTGGCGGAGGCGAAGGCGCTGGTGACGGCGGCGCTGCCCGCGCCGCGCGTCCAGCGCCTGTCCCTGGCCCGGGCGCTGGGGCGGCGGCTGGCGGCCGATCTGCTCGCCCGCGAGGACCTGCCCGCCTTCACCAGCAGCGCCATGGACGGCTACGCCGTGCGCGCTGTCGATGTCGCGGGGGCGAGCGCGGCGGCGCCGCGCCTGCTGCCCCTGGCGGGGGAGATCGCGGCGGGCGGCGATCCCGATCTCGCCTGGCCGCCGGGGAGTGCGCTGCGCATCATGACCGGGGCGGCGGTCCCGCCCGGCTGCGGGGGCGTGATCCCCGTCGAGCGGACCGAGGAGACCCCGGTGGGAGTGCGCTTCCTGGCCGATCTCGAGGCGACAGGCAGCAACCTGCGCCCTGCCGGCGAGGACCTGCGCGCCGGAGCGCCCCTGCTCGCCGCGGGCACGCGGCTGGGCCCGGCGGCTGTCGCCCTACTCGCCGCCCAGGGCTTTGCGCGCGCACCGGTCTGGCGCCTGCCGCGCGTCGGCGTGCTGGCGACCGGCGACGAACTGGCGCCGCTCGGGGAGCGGCCCGGTCCCGGCCGGATCCGCAATAGCAACGGGCCGGCCGCGCTGGCGCTGCTCGCCGAGAGCGGCTTCCCCGCCCGCGACCTGGGCATCGCGCCGGACGATCCCGGGCGCCTGCGCGCGCTGCTCGCGGCGGCCCTGGACACCAGCGAGCTGCTCGTCACCACCGGCGGTGTCTCGATGGGCCGGCACGACGCCGTCGGGCGCCTGCTCGTCGAACTCGGCGCCGAGTGGGTCTTCCACCGGGTGCGGCAGCAGCCGGGCAAGCCGCTCGCCTTCCTCCTCTGGCGCGGGCGGCCCGTCTTCGGGCTGCCGGGCAATCCGGTCTCCGCCTTCATGACCCTCTGGTACTACGTCCTGCCGGCACTGCGACGGCTGGCCGGAGATCCGGCGCCGGAGCCGGCGACGGTGAGCGCTCGCCTGCAATCGCCGGCACGCGGCCGGCCCGACCGGCAGGTCTTCCTGCGCGCCGCGCTGCGCTGGACGGAGGCGGGCTGGCGGGCCGAGCCGATCCCGCCGCACGGGAGCCACGTGCTGAGCAGCCTCGCGGCGGCGAACGCCTTCCTGATCCTGCCGGCGGGAACGGGAGAACTGGCGGCGGGGACGCTGCTGCGCGCGGCCCTCATCGCGCCGCCCAGCGACTGGGGCGCGGGCGACTGA
- a CDS encoding branched-chain amino acid aminotransferase yields MSAADFVLIDDRLVPAAEACVPVSDRGFLYGDAVYETLRAYGGRPFQLPAHLERLARSAAAIYLRLPWPPAELAARLARLLAANRIDAGRVRITITRGAGDLRARPEALGPPRLVMTAEPLRPLPDAAYALGVPVEIAQRPRNLPGALDPAIKSGNLLNTLLARFEMRDPASYEVIMLNHQGELGEASLANLFLVDAAGVLRTPALASGILAGITRGLVLALAREADYAVREDSLPPSALLSAREAFLTASTIEILPIASVDGQPLPAAAGPVTRALQARYRARVAAELRLHPESETPPGEGRGR; encoded by the coding sequence GTGTCCGCCGCGGACTTCGTGCTGATCGACGACCGGCTCGTACCGGCCGCCGAGGCCTGCGTACCGGTCAGCGATCGCGGCTTCCTCTACGGCGACGCCGTCTACGAGACGCTGCGCGCCTACGGCGGCCGCCCCTTCCAGCTACCGGCCCACCTCGAGCGCCTCGCCCGTTCGGCCGCGGCGATCTATCTCCGGCTGCCCTGGCCGCCCGCCGAGCTGGCCGCCCGCCTCGCGCGCCTCCTGGCCGCCAACCGCATCGACGCCGGTCGCGTGCGCATCACGATCACGCGCGGCGCCGGCGATCTGCGGGCGCGCCCGGAAGCTCTCGGCCCGCCCCGACTGGTGATGACCGCCGAGCCGCTGCGTCCACTGCCGGACGCAGCCTACGCGCTGGGCGTTCCCGTCGAGATCGCCCAGCGCCCGCGCAACCTACCCGGGGCGCTCGATCCGGCGATCAAGAGCGGCAACCTGCTCAACACCCTGCTCGCTCGTTTCGAGATGCGCGACCCGGCGAGCTACGAAGTGATCATGCTGAATCACCAAGGAGAGCTGGGGGAGGCCTCGCTGGCGAACCTGTTCCTCGTCGACGCTGCCGGCGTGTTGCGCACGCCGGCGCTTGCGAGCGGCATCCTCGCGGGCATCACCCGCGGCCTCGTGCTGGCGCTCGCGCGCGAGGCCGACTATGCGGTCCGGGAGGACAGCTTGCCGCCCAGCGCCCTGCTGTCGGCCCGCGAAGCCTTCTTGACGGCGAGCACGATCGAGATCCTGCCGATCGCCAGCGTGGACGGCCAGCCTCTGCCCGCGGCGGCGGGACCGGTGACGCGCGCGCTGCAGGCCCGCTACCGGGCCCGTGTGGCCGCGGAACTCCGCCTGCACCCGGAAAGCGAAACCCCGCCCGGCGAGGGGCGGGGTCGCTGA
- a CDS encoding serine/threonine protein kinase, translated as MSTELVEKPMPHVQLGENYTMKRPLATGGAARIFLARQNSLDRDVVVKVLRRQLSAQEEFRRRFAEEARLLARLEHPNIVQVIDFGEQDSYYYFVMEYVRGGSLRDLLERAESLPLDVALSIAYFTARGLAYVHDHHVLHLDIKPANILLNREGAVKVADFGLARLVDTQRSKGKSAHPAGTPLYMSPEQVQGSPLDARSDLFSFGIVLYQLLTSRTPFAGNSSDEVFREILNCRVDPPSRLREDVPVFVDNLVMTCLQRDRSLRFSHGNALIADLHTVLEKLGIHHPDERVQQYLSDPNHYRVVLKKATLDATRPPLRARLKARLRKPVTAVVMGAGLLGLEALLLMQMPVLGAQAQQLWQRLLSLFVPGR; from the coding sequence ATGAGCACCGAACTCGTCGAAAAACCGATGCCCCACGTCCAGTTGGGCGAGAATTACACGATGAAGCGCCCCCTGGCGACGGGCGGCGCCGCGCGCATCTTCCTGGCGCGCCAGAACTCCCTCGATCGCGACGTGGTCGTCAAGGTGCTGCGCCGACAGCTCTCCGCGCAGGAGGAGTTCCGGCGCCGCTTCGCCGAGGAGGCGCGTCTGCTCGCGCGGCTCGAGCACCCGAACATCGTGCAGGTGATCGACTTCGGCGAGCAGGACAGCTACTACTACTTCGTGATGGAGTACGTGCGCGGCGGCTCGCTGCGCGACCTGCTCGAGCGCGCCGAGAGCCTGCCCCTGGACGTCGCGCTCTCGATCGCCTACTTCACGGCGCGCGGTCTGGCCTACGTGCACGACCACCACGTCCTGCACCTGGACATCAAGCCGGCGAACATCCTGCTCAATCGCGAAGGCGCCGTGAAGGTGGCCGACTTCGGCCTCGCGCGGCTCGTCGACACCCAGCGCAGCAAGGGCAAGAGCGCCCACCCGGCGGGCACGCCGCTCTACATGTCGCCCGAGCAGGTGCAGGGCTCGCCGCTGGACGCGCGCAGCGACCTCTTCTCTTTCGGCATCGTGCTCTACCAGCTGCTCACCTCGCGCACGCCCTTCGCCGGCAACAGCAGCGACGAGGTCTTCCGCGAGATCCTCAACTGCCGCGTCGATCCGCCCTCGCGGCTGCGCGAGGACGTGCCCGTCTTCGTCGACAACCTGGTGATGACCTGCCTGCAGCGGGACCGCTCGCTGCGCTTCTCCCACGGCAACGCCCTGATCGCCGACCTGCACACGGTGCTGGAGAAGCTGGGCATCCACCACCCCGACGAGCGGGTCCAGCAGTACCTGAGCGACCCCAACCACTACCGGGTCGTCCTCAAGAAGGCCACGCTCGACGCCACGCGGCCACCCCTGCGCGCGCGCCTCAAGGCGCGCCTGCGCAAGCCGGTGACCGCCGTCGTGATGGGCGCCGGCCTGCTCGGGCTCGAGGCGCTGCTCCTCATGCAGATGCCCGTCCTCGGCGCGCAGGCCCAGCAGCTCTGGCAGCGCCTGCTCTCCCTCTTCGTGCCCGGCCGCTGA